The following DNA comes from Hyphococcus flavus.
CGCGACTCTTCTACCGTTTCTGGACACTGGGCGAAGCCTTCATCAAGGCGACCGGCCTTGGCATTTCACAGGGGCTCGACACCTTCGCCTTCACGCCGAGCGTACCGCCGCGCCTCACACGGATTACGCCGGGCTATGGCCAGGTCTCCGACTGGTATTTCGGTCTGTTTGGATACGCCGCGTCCGGTTAGTCGTTTGCCTGACGCTGACGCTCGTCTTCTTCCATCTGCCGGATCAGGCTTTTCGGTCTCATGTCGGTCCAGTTCTCGTCGATCCACGCAGAACAAAGCGCTTTCGATCCTGTCGGCCCGACCTGCTCCCAGCCAGGTGGCACATCGATGAAGTCGGGCCAGAGTGAATGTTGGCCTTCTTCATTCACAAGGATCAGGAATGTCCCGTTTTCATCGTCAAATGGATTTGCCATGCTATCCCCTTCCACGTCCGGCTATCATTAATCTGCACGATTAACAGTTTTGCGTATACGAGGCTCATGCGGCAAGTCCATTCCTTTGAACTAGGCCATCCGGGCGCCTGGCCGTCGGCTTTGGTTCCTG
Coding sequences within:
- a CDS encoding MbtH family protein; the protein is MANPFDDENGTFLILVNEEGQHSLWPDFIDVPPGWEQVGPTGSKALCSAWIDENWTDMRPKSLIRQMEEDERQRQAND